In the Hordeum vulgare subsp. vulgare chromosome 7H, MorexV3_pseudomolecules_assembly, whole genome shotgun sequence genome, one interval contains:
- the LOC123410832 gene encoding uncharacterized protein LOC123410832 produces MVVVGGGGGNAWAKEMTLRRRMSSIFNKTREHFPTLKDYNDYLEEVEDMTFNLIEGIDVEAIEARIARYQQENAEQIYLSRAKRAEDLAAALKASRMVPVKAGPSDTAAGSSQGISGGAGVQGQYAPAAVPGGLNQPRPTGNAPQPIGGPSDPLHGYDEETMRLRAERGARAGGWTAELGRRRALEEAFNSIFV; encoded by the exons atggtggtggtggggggcgGCGGCGGGAATGCGTGGGCCAAGGAGATGACCCTCCGCCGGAGGATGTCCAGCAT ATTCAACAAGACGCGGGAGCACTTCCCGACGCTGAAAGACTACAACGATTACCTGGAGGAGGTCGAGGATATGA CATTCAACCTGATCGAAGGAATTGATGTCGAGGCGATCGAGGCTAGGATTGCCAGGTATCAGCAGGAGAATGCTGAGCAGATATACCTGTCGCGAGCTAAAAGG GCTGAAGATCTTGCTGCGGCGCTTAAAGCGAGCAGAATGGTCCCTGTAAAGGCTGGCCCCAGTGATACG GCTGCTGGAAGCTCCCAGGGTATTAGTGGTGGGGCGGGAGTTCAAGGCCAGTATGCGCCTGCCGCGGTTCCTGGTGGGTTGAATCAGCCTCGTCCGACAGGTAATGCCCCGCAGCCAATTGGTGGTCCATCTGATCCTCTACATGGATATGACGAGGAGACCATGCGACTACGCGCGGAGAGAGGAGCTCGGGCAGGTGGTTGGACTGCTGAGTTGGGCAGGCGAAGAGCACTAGAGGAGGCATTTAACAGCATATTCGTATAA